A segment of the Amblyomma americanum isolate KBUSLIRL-KWMA chromosome 6, ASM5285725v1, whole genome shotgun sequence genome:
GGCGCAGCCAAGCGAATTGAGCTACCGCCTCGGAGTTTAGCTTTTGGTGACGGAAAGCCTTTGTACCAAGCGGAGGCAGCCTTACTTTAAAATGGGAAttttaacactttttttttcttccttcccgcAGACTACCTGAAGCACGCTCCTTGCCTTGGCCAGACTCTGCCCGACCAGAAGAAGTGTCTCACCGACATCCAGGCTGGTCTCGAGAAGGTCTCCACTGTTGCCTTCAACGACCGTGTCCCAGCTGCCTGCTGGTACGTCTTTCTGTCCTTCTATTGGCTCCGGTCGTTGTCAACACGAAAGCGCCGGTTCATTTGTCGTTATCTGCCACTAGTATATACTTATACTACCCCACGGACGATGGCTTTTGCCCTCGGAGATAAGAGAGAGAGGCATATGAAACAAACTCCGTAATTTTTTCTCCAGTAATATAACGCATAACGTAGTCAGCGATTTTTTTGTAATTTACTGCTAACCTCAAAACGAGGAGTCAACCATAGCAATTATCGCTCGCTGGCAGGCTGTAAATTCTCCGCAAGAGAGCATAACATCTGAGTTAGAACAtctttgagaaacagttgagtacGCATAAAAAAGTTTTTTCATATTCTGGAGCATACAGCATTCAGCGTTGCTTACTCGAAGCCGCTGCAACTCTCGTCCTTTATCCGCGCTGCCTTTTTTGCGTAGGGAGGAATGCGACTAACTTCCCTTTTCTTTCCCTCGCGCAGCATGTACAACCGCTACCAGGGCTGCACCCGCAAGGCCATCTCCAGCAAGTGCGGTGAGGAGGCCATCGAGTTCGGCGAGATCCTGGTCAAGATGGCCGCCTCCGACCTGCCCAACGTGGTGTGCACTTCCTACGGCGAGGCCAACGCCAGGTGCAACACCCTCCTGCCACCCCCCGGCACCAAGCCCTCCGGCAAGCCCACCTCTGTGCTCTCCCGTCTCTTCTCCGCCTACCTGGGCAACTAGAGGACGACGACGCACTGCTGGCAGCAGCGCTGCTCGGCCCTTCTGAAGCTTCCCCTAAGATCGGATGCCATCCCCCGCCCTCTTCCTCGAAACGACCACCGAAGCCTAACGGACTCTCGCGGCGGTTGTGCTTTTGTTTTTATAGTTTCTTCCCTCCTCCGCCACTTCTCCTCGCTACTCTCCCGGAAGGCCCGGGGCGGAACCTGCAGGACTGCCGCCCGCCCGGGCCGACTCCTCCGTCTTGTCTCGGCCGGCACAAACTTTCCCGTTGTTTCGCTCGCTCCGtccccctcctcctcttttcCACCCGCCTTCGTACGAGGAAAAGCAGGACAGCAGAAGCACACACAGAACTCACACGGCACGCTTGTCAGCGAAATTAGGGCGCTTCAGAAGAGGTGTTCCTGTACAATGGCATTTAGTTTATTATCGGCGTCTGGGAGTAGATAACCCCAACGCAAAGTGAGCGATAGTGAATGCACAAAAAAGGACTGCAAAAAAATACATATAGAACGTGGTTGAATAGCAAGCCTTTGCATTTGTTTTTGGGACTTGTCTTGCCGACTGCGTGAtctcaaaaaggaaaaaaaaaaagcagataggTGTTGACGTCACGCAATCCCTAGagtacgaaaacaaaaaaaaaagtgaggtaGTATCTGCAAGGATCAGCGACGCGGTCTCCGAATGCATGTGGCCCTGTGGCCATATTGACCAGTGTGTGTGTGCCTTGATCAAGGGCTGGACTCAACGGCCTACCTACTCTGTAGGGTTTTGCGTGAATAAAATTCCTAATGTTATTACTGTTTTCCAAGTCTGGCTGTCATTTACCTCGTTGCTTGACCCTGTTGTTGGAGCTGTGACTCCGCACAGGCGTCGCGTCTAGCATACTGCCCCGAACAGGACTGGGATatcaaagctgaaaaaaaaatgcttacatgTTCTGAAAAATTGGATAACTGTCACGACTGCTTACAACACTGGACAGCTAACAACTCCGGCCGCACTACCTTCACTTGAATTTCATTACCTCGCTTCCTTGAGACAATTGCGCCTTAAAAATGCATTTCCACCATTTCGTCTGGCAGGTCACCGGTAAACAGAGAGAGGCATCTGTGCCAAGAGCACGCTGACTTGTTGCTTCTGCGTATGGTTTAGTGTCTGGCAAACTTGCTGCACTCTCATGCTTTGAGCGCAATCGGTGCTATCGGCCATGGAGAACAGGacagcagaatatttttttttttctggcaactGTTGCCAAGGCTAGCTTGTACTACGCTGCCAGTGCAAATCAGTTGTTCCCCTCAAGATCAAACGGAAGCTGGGGAGGTCCTCCGCCGAGGCCGGTCGGTTTTCTTTGCAATCGCCTGGATGCCCGGCTTGTCCGAAGGCTACGCTCCTTACGGGAATGAATGGGACTGGATGCAGCCCCGTTCCGCTGCCCTT
Coding sequences within it:
- the LOC144136663 gene encoding uncharacterized protein LOC144136663, with amino-acid sequence MRTFALFAAVFAFAAYQVNGEACNCHLRELDLCAATLLLFNQNPSGVATTDAEVDKQCGFLKESQECFRNFTSRCATPLQRELIGFVAEGSQELFKQFCTKGTDVRTNYLKHAPCLGQTLPDQKKCLTDIQAGLEKVSTVAFNDRVPAACCMYNRYQGCTRKAISSKCGEEAIEFGEILVKMAASDLPNVVCTSYGEANARCNTLLPPPGTKPSGKPTSVLSRLFSAYLGN